TTTAGCAGTTGCTAACTCAATTGCCGCAGTGCAAGCGGGCGCACGTCAAATTGAGTGTACGGTTAATGGTATAGGTGAACGCGCGGGTAACTGCTCACTTGAAGAAGTGTCGATGATCTTAAAAATGCGTGAAGATCACCTTAAATTACATACCGATATTGTCAGCGAAGAAATTTATCGCGCATCACGACAAGTCAGTCAAATTTGCAATATGCCAGTGCAACCAAATAAAGCCATTGTTGGCGAAAATGCGTTTGCTCACAGTTCGGGCATTCACCAAGACGGAGTATTAAAGGCACAAAACACTTACGAAATTATGGCGCCAGAAACAGTCGGTGTGCCAAACAACCAATTAAATATGACTTCGCGTTCAGGTCGTCATGTTATTCAGCATCGTTTAAGCGAATTAGGGTATCAAGCTGAAGATTACGATATGGATGCGTTGTACAAAAGCTTCTTAGCGTTAGCCGATCAGAAAGGCACGGTTTATGACTATGACCTTGAAGCCATGATTTATTTTAATAATCAATCGGATGAAAGCGATTTCTATCAATTGTCATTTGTTCATTCAACATCAAATTCTCAGTCAATTGCTAGCAGCAGTATTGGCATGACCATAGGTGGTAAAGAAGTAACTGAAGCTGCTACGGGTAACGGTCCGGTTGAAGCATCATTCAAAGCTATTAAACGTATGACTAATATGGATGTTGAAATAATTGAATATAATTTAGACGCAACAGGGCAAGGCGAGGGGTCGCTTGGTCAGGTTGATATTATTGCTAAGTTTGACGGTCGTCAGTATCACGGCGCAGGTTTAGCAGCAGATATAGTAGAAGCGTCAGTACGCGCTTTGGTTCGAGTTCACAATTTAATTTATCGGGCGCAGCAAGTGTCTGATCTAAAACTACAAAGGAAAGCAGTATGAGCAGCCAGTCAAATTACGACATCGCAGTATTAGCCGGTGACGGCATTGGACCAGAGGTGATGACCGCCGCAATCGACGTATTAAATGCGGTTAGTGAAAAGTTTAATTTTTCATTGAGCTTAAATCATCACGCTATTGGTGGTGCAGCGATTGATCAATTTGGCAAGGCATTGCCAGATACTACGCTAGCTGCGTGCGAACAAGCTGATGCTATTTTGTTCGGTTCAGTTGGCGGTCCGAAATGGGAAGGCTTACCACCATCAGAGCAGCCTGAGCGTGCGTCATTATTGCCGCTTCGTAAACATTTTGGCTTGTTCTGCAACTTGCGCCCAGCACAATTATTACCTGCATTGAGTGCTGCATCTCCACTGCGTGCAGATATTAGCTCAAAAGGCTTTGATATTTTATGTGTACGTGAACTTACCGGTGGCATTTATTTTGGTGATAAAGGCCGTAGTGGCGAAGGTGCTGATGAATACGCATTCGATACACAAACGTATTCACGTAAAGAAATTGAACGCATTGCGCGCTTTGCGTTTGAAGCCGCTAAGTTACGTGCAAACAAAGTTACTTCGGTAGATAAAGCAAATGTGCTGGCATCGAGCGTACTGTGGCGTGAAGTGGTAACCGAAGTAAGCAAAGATTATCCAGACGTGGCGCTTGATTATATTTATATCGATAACGCAACGATGCAACTTGTAAAAGAACCAAGTCAGTTTGATGTATTGCTATGCGATAACTTGTTTGGCGATATTTTATCGGATGAATGCGCAATGATCACAGGATCGATGGGGTTATTGCCATCGGCAAGCTTAAATCAAACTGGTTTTGGCTTGTATGAACCTGCTGGTGGCTCAGCACCAGATATTGCTGGCAAAGGCATTGCTAACCCAATCGCACAAATTCTAAGTGCGGCGTTAATGCTGCGTTACTCACTTAAGCAAGATGAAGCCGCACGCACGATTGAAAAGGCAGTGGCAGAAGCTGTTGCAGCCGGAGTGGGAACTCCAGATATTTTCCCTACCGCGGGTTACACCACGTTAGACGTTGCAAAAGAAATTATTGCGCGTATTTAATTTTAAATTTTAGGCCTGAATTTAACAGGCCTCCGTCACCGATAATAGCAAGGGGAATGACGTGGCTCAGACCTTATACGATAAAATCTGGCAGGCTCACAAAGTTACTGCCATTAATGAAGAAAGTGATTTACTTTATATTGATCGACACTTAGTACATGAAGTTACATCACCACAGGCATTTGCAGGCCTGCGTGAAGCAAACCGTAAAGTCCGTTGTCCTGAAAAGACGTTTGCAACAATGGACCATAACGTATCGACAAAAAGTCGCTCATTAGATGCTGCAAGCGAAGTTTCAAAAAACCAATTAATTGCACTAAAGCAAAACTGTGAAGAGTTTGGCATTGTACTTTACGATCTTAATTCAATTAACCAAGGTATTGTGCATGTAATGGGGCCTGAACAAGGTATCACTTTACCGGGTACAACCATTGTATGTGGCGATAGCCATACTTCGACTCACGGTGCGTTTGGGGCGTTAGCGCATGGTATTGGTACTTCAGAAGTAGAGCATGTATTAGCAACACAAACATTACAGCAGAAAAAAGCCAAGAGTTTAAAAATCCAAATTGATGGCAAAATTAACCTTGGTGTAACCGCAAAAGACATAATTTTAGCGGTCATTGGTAAATTAGGTACCGCAGGTGGTACAGGTTATGTTGCAGAGTTTTGCGGTGAAGCAATCAGTGCGCTTTCAATGGAAGCGCGCATGACACTATGTAATATGAGCATTGAAATGGGTGCTAAAGCAGGCTTAATTGCACCTGATCAAGCAACTTACGACTACTTAGAAGGGCGTCCGTTTGCACCAAAAGGCGATGATTGGCAGCAAGCAGTTGCGTATTGGCAAACCCTAAAGAGCGATGATGATGCCGTGTTTGATCACACCGTTGTATTGAATGCTGCGGATATTCAGCCACAGGTTACTTGGGGTACAAGTCCAGAGCAAGTGATTGGCATTGACCAATTAATCCCAGATCCAGATGCACAAAGTGACTTGATTAAAGCTGATGCAATTCGTCGTGCGCTGGCTTATATGGACTTAAAGCCGGGCCAAAAGATTTCAGATCTCTCGGTCGACACGGTATTTATTGGCAGTTGCACAAATAGTCGTATTGAAGATTTACGTGCGGCAGCCTCGCTCGTTAAAGGTAAGCAAGTCGCGGTCGGCGTTGAAGCGTTAGTGGTACCAGGCTCAGGCTTAGTTAAAAAACAAGCAGAAGACGAAGGCCTTGCTGATATTTTCAAGCAAGCAGGCTTTGAATGGCGAGAGCCTGGATGTTCAATGTGCTTAGCTATGAATGATGATCGCTTAGGTGCTGGCAAACGCTGTGCGTCGACATCTAACCGTAATTTTGAAGGTCGCCAAGGCCGAGGTGGTCGCACGCACTTAGTAAGCCCAGCAATGGCAGCAGCTGCAGCTATTCATGGTCGATTTGTTGATATTCGAGGAGGTATCTAATGAGTGTTTTTCACAGCGGTTTAATGGCACCACTTGATAAAAATAATGTCGATACAGACCAAATTATTCCGAAGCAGTTCTTAACATCAACAAGTCGTGATGGCTTTGATAAGGCGCTTTTTTACGATTGGCGTTATTTAGATAATGGCGATGCGAACCCTGAGTTCATTTTAAATGAAGCGCGATATCAAGGCGCTAGCGTGTTGTTAACACGCGATAATTTTGGTTGTGGTTCATCGCGTGAGCACGCGCCATGGGCATTAAAGCAGTATGGTTTTACGGTAATCTTAGCTCAGAGCTTTGCCGATATCTTTTTTAATAATTGTGCGAATAATCAAATACTTGCTATCGCATTTCCGAGCGAAACACTTGATCACCTATTTCACGTAACAGAGCAGATTTCCCAAGTAAATGTTGAAATTGATTTGCAAAATCAAGTTATTAAAAGCGAACACTTTGATGATATTAAGTTTGATATTCGTCCCGATATTAAACAGCGCTTGTTATCAGGGTTAGATTTTATTGGTGTAACAGAAACACTAAACGATAAGATTGATGCCTTTGAACAACAACTTACAAGCCAAAGAGCTTGGCAATAACTGCCAGATGAAATTAGAATGAAAAAGGCTGTGTTTACAGCCTTTTTTTATACAGGAAAATAATTATGTTTGGCGAAACGAACTTACAACTACTGATAAAAAATATGCGACCGCTGTTACAGCCGCAAAGCTATGTATTTGTATCTGTATCAAATGTTGAAGCGTTTGATATGGATAAGGTATTTGCGCGCATCAACGAGCCTGAAGGAGTGACGTTAGTTCTCACCAAACAACAAGCCGTGGAATGGCAGTTAGAATATGCTTCAGAATTTTCGTTAATCACACTGCAAATTCACTCAAGCCTT
This region of Pseudoalteromonas spongiae UST010723-006 genomic DNA includes:
- the leuB gene encoding 3-isopropylmalate dehydrogenase — its product is MSSQSNYDIAVLAGDGIGPEVMTAAIDVLNAVSEKFNFSLSLNHHAIGGAAIDQFGKALPDTTLAACEQADAILFGSVGGPKWEGLPPSEQPERASLLPLRKHFGLFCNLRPAQLLPALSAASPLRADISSKGFDILCVRELTGGIYFGDKGRSGEGADEYAFDTQTYSRKEIERIARFAFEAAKLRANKVTSVDKANVLASSVLWREVVTEVSKDYPDVALDYIYIDNATMQLVKEPSQFDVLLCDNLFGDILSDECAMITGSMGLLPSASLNQTGFGLYEPAGGSAPDIAGKGIANPIAQILSAALMLRYSLKQDEAARTIEKAVAEAVAAGVGTPDIFPTAGYTTLDVAKEIIARI
- the leuD gene encoding 3-isopropylmalate dehydratase small subunit, with the protein product MSVFHSGLMAPLDKNNVDTDQIIPKQFLTSTSRDGFDKALFYDWRYLDNGDANPEFILNEARYQGASVLLTRDNFGCGSSREHAPWALKQYGFTVILAQSFADIFFNNCANNQILAIAFPSETLDHLFHVTEQISQVNVEIDLQNQVIKSEHFDDIKFDIRPDIKQRLLSGLDFIGVTETLNDKIDAFEQQLTSQRAWQ
- the leuA gene encoding 2-isopropylmalate synthase → MSDKIWIFDTTLRDGEQALKASLTEDDKLQLAHAISRLNVDVMEVGFPVSSPADFRAVERIAREVKGPSICGLARAVEKDIEACGLALKPAEKSRIHTFIATSPLHLEHKLRMSLDDATAMAVRSIKQARNYTDDVEFSCEDAGRTPHSDLCRIVEAAINAGASTINLPDTVGYVTPDEYAAMITHLMNNVPNIDKARLSVHCHNDLGLAVANSIAAVQAGARQIECTVNGIGERAGNCSLEEVSMILKMREDHLKLHTDIVSEEIYRASRQVSQICNMPVQPNKAIVGENAFAHSSGIHQDGVLKAQNTYEIMAPETVGVPNNQLNMTSRSGRHVIQHRLSELGYQAEDYDMDALYKSFLALADQKGTVYDYDLEAMIYFNNQSDESDFYQLSFVHSTSNSQSIASSSIGMTIGGKEVTEAATGNGPVEASFKAIKRMTNMDVEIIEYNLDATGQGEGSLGQVDIIAKFDGRQYHGAGLAADIVEASVRALVRVHNLIYRAQQVSDLKLQRKAV
- the leuC gene encoding 3-isopropylmalate dehydratase large subunit; amino-acid sequence: MAQTLYDKIWQAHKVTAINEESDLLYIDRHLVHEVTSPQAFAGLREANRKVRCPEKTFATMDHNVSTKSRSLDAASEVSKNQLIALKQNCEEFGIVLYDLNSINQGIVHVMGPEQGITLPGTTIVCGDSHTSTHGAFGALAHGIGTSEVEHVLATQTLQQKKAKSLKIQIDGKINLGVTAKDIILAVIGKLGTAGGTGYVAEFCGEAISALSMEARMTLCNMSIEMGAKAGLIAPDQATYDYLEGRPFAPKGDDWQQAVAYWQTLKSDDDAVFDHTVVLNAADIQPQVTWGTSPEQVIGIDQLIPDPDAQSDLIKADAIRRALAYMDLKPGQKISDLSVDTVFIGSCTNSRIEDLRAAASLVKGKQVAVGVEALVVPGSGLVKKQAEDEGLADIFKQAGFEWREPGCSMCLAMNDDRLGAGKRCASTSNRNFEGRQGRGGRTHLVSPAMAAAAAIHGRFVDIRGGI
- a CDS encoding ACT domain-containing protein yields the protein MFGETNLQLLIKNMRPLLQPQSYVFVSVSNVEAFDMDKVFARINEPEGVTLVLTKQQAVEWQLEYASEFSLITLQIHSSLDAVGLTAAFSSALAKHGISANVIAGFYHDHILVAKQDANKAIDVLETLAQQAG